From a single Penaeus vannamei isolate JL-2024 chromosome 25, ASM4276789v1, whole genome shotgun sequence genomic region:
- the LOC113800831 gene encoding uncharacterized protein, which yields MTLAWLLCFLAAVAGLQAGPSAVRNVIDDQIIAALENFRTHMVDGWPELGVPPLDPMVLPEVSLNVTSGTTHLHGSLTNLTINQLSTFTIDSVHSNLLFLTVDVSLGLPMLDFAGSYDVGGAIDVLPIYGSGPFWLDAFDLKMSIAIKLGETEVGLGVSKLELNFDANSTDIHFENIMGGGDMEDFVNGVLSSLGPDILQALEDVYVPWLEEALRKEINDILHGSSRNSKDETVNDFFDLLFANMRQSIIENGQDPLSLPSDSDNFTVLLFNTTMEGEVSVSGGHLTGLSTVHRAGNMTLLYVGEQDEVIWGGEVGLIDLEADYTFGLVLALFGKDLELSLKMSYLHLSFETDVFLHQSNVTFAHCNVTELGPLHFKEKGAGPLDTPLYNILANTLLGELAGLVTAGVEGAVCALLEGAFASS from the exons ATGACGCTAGCCTGGCTCCTGTGTTTCCTCGCCGCGGTCGCCGGACTACAGGCGG GACCTTCCGCCGTCAGGAATGTCATCGACGACCAGATCATCGCCGCCCTCGAGAACTTCAGGACGCACATGGTGGACGGATGGCCCGAGCTGGGGGTTCCTCCGCTGGATCCTATGGTGCTGCCGGAAGTCAGTCTGAACGTGACATCCGGGACCACGCA CCTGCACGGATCTCTCACCAACTTGACCATCAATCAGCTGTCGACCTTCACCATCGACAGCGTCCACagcaacctcctcttcctcaccgtcGACGTCTCTCTGGGTCTCCCGATGCTCGACTTCGCTGGGAGCTACGACGTCGGGGGCGCCATCGACGTCCTCCCGATCTATGGCTCGGGCCCCTTCTG GTTGGACGCCTTCGACCTGAAGATGTCGATCGCGATCAAGCTGGGAGAAACGGAGGTCGGTCTCGGAGTCTCGAAGCTGGAGCTGAACTTCGATGCGAATTCTAccgat ATCCACTTCGAGAACATCATGGGCGGAGGAGACATGGAGGACTTCGTGAACGGCGTCCTGAGCTCCTTGGGTCCCGACATCCTGCAGGCGTTGGAGGACGTCTACGTGCCGTGGCTGGAGGAGGCGCTGAGGAAGGAGATCAATGATATCCTACACGGAAG CTCAAGAAATTCAAAAGACGAGACAGTTAATGATTTCTTCGATCTCCTCTTCGCCAACATGAGACAGagcatcatagaaaacggacaagatcctctctctctcccgagtgATAGCGATAACTTTACTGTTTTg CTCTTCAATACAACAATGGAAGGTGAGGTGAGCGTGAGTGGTGGTCACCTGACTGGCCTCTCCACTGTGCACAGGGCGGGCAATATGACCCTTCTGTACGTGGGAGAGCAAGACGAGGTCATTTGGGGCGGAGAAGTGGGACTCATTGACCTGGAG gCGGACTACACCTTcggcctcgtcctcgccctcttcGGGAAGGACCTCGAGCTCTCCCTCAAGATGTCCTACCTGCATCTCAGCTTCGAAACGGACGTCTTCCTCCACCAGTCGAACGTCACCTTCGCGCACTGCAACGTCACCGAACTCGG CCCTTTGCACTTcaaggagaagggggcggggcccTTGGACACGCCCCTCTACAACATCCTCGCCAACACCCTCCTCGGCGAACTGGCCGGCCTCGTCACCGCGGGCGTGGAGGGGGCCGTCTGCGCTCTGCTGGAGGGCGCCTTCGCTTCTTCGTGA